CTTGTGTGACAAATCATCTAGTGCAGTTGCTTTACAGATTTTTGTCAATCATTGTTGTTCATCCGAAGTCATTTCAATTGATGGCAAAGTATGCTACGTGATAAAACTAAAACAATACTCACATATTCCACAACCTAAATGTCGAGACTAGAGAGAACTAACacactgagagagagattatGTATGTAGGGCAAGTACATCGTCTAAGGAGGGGAGTGACTATATAAATTAAAGGCCAGACATTAAGCTACTTCATAACCTATATATGAGCATATGAATAGGAGGGAATACTGCCCACTATGGATGGCCTTTTGTTACACTATTCGATCCTTTTGCCCCTATCGTGGACAGGTTATGCGCAACTAAGACCGACCTTTAATTTACCAATCTACATAGAAGTAAACTAGTTAGGTCAAAACGTCTCGTGGTGACCAAAATATTTAagttgaaaagtaaaaaaaggttCAATGTATTAGGctggaattatatatataacttgcaAACTCAATCACAAATCTTCCACATGGCTAAAgaaaaagatcataaaaataaatctacataTATACTTACCACATATCTTCCTTCATGCATGACTAACCAATATTCTCTTCACATGACGTGTTCATGTGAACGGACGACAATCAAACGTACCTTTCCTCGCTATCTCTTCCAAGAGTACTCCACGTCGGCAGACttgtaattatttgaaaaaaaaaaaaaatcataaaaaattctatttagcATCCTCTCATATATAATCCCTCAAGTGACATCAAATAACAtaatagatgataaatagtttttgaattatttaataccaGATTATTAGATAATGATGGATGAATATACAACAGTACTTCTCTTCTTAATTATCAAGGGTATCAATTGTATTAAGTATCGcgcttgcatatatatatatatatatatctcaaggATTAATTGATGAAagtgcctctctctctctctctctctctctctctctatatatatatatatatatatatatatatatatatatatatatatatagcgaaCATTTTCTTACAGCGGCCGGAAATATATGTTTGTATAGTTTGATTTTCAATCTTGATCATGTGAATTCAGTTTCCTACGCTCTACCAAAAGTCAAGCAGCCCTTGTAATTATGTCAAAAATTCAGCAAATCTATCCATGACATACGgagtagctagctagcagcttcAAATTATCCAAGTTCTTATTCAGCGAATAACGTGCGTACGTACATGTTCTGGCACTATCATGTTGTTGAAAATGTATGTGTAGTTTGACACGTGAGCTGTTTTTTTCAAACTCCAACACGGCGCGCAACATCATGCAGCAAGTAACTGACTAACTGGCCGCCGAGTCGTAACGAAAATTTGCGCATGATGCATGACCTCTAGCTTGCTACGACATTCAACTATTCAAGTTATTCTTTTCTAGAAAATTCTTTgttgattaatttatttaatcgATTTTATGACAAttctttttgggtttatttttccTTAGAAACTAATAATAGTCTTTATCATTCATGTTTCAGATCTTATAGCGTCATAGACTTCTGataagttattatatattttccttctttttcttaggccccgtttggattgagaaatgatctcaactcatctcatctcatcattacaacttttctaaatttccacacaaaatataataaacaattcaattttttcaaatctcaaaacaataataatattaaaacataatattctaacaatattgtattcaactcatttaaaaccatcttatctcatcttatctctcaatccaaacggagccaaaagctgcgtttggatgttgaattgagttgagtagagttgagttgagttgataaaatattattagaatattattttttaatattattagtattttgaaatttgaaaaagttgaattgtttattatattttatattaaaatttaaaaaaattgtaatgataagttgagacgAGTTTAGCATTCAAACGAAATCTAAATGTTCAAGAgtagttagaaattaatttgttcCTGGCTGGTCATTATCTTGAatttcgtgtttttttttttttttttttttattctaatcaAGCATAGTGATCTTAAAGTAATTAACGCCCTTAATTAAACTTGTTATACCTTCgattaacattaaatattggGTGGTATAGGGTGGTGCTACGTACTTACCCCAATAGACCGAAGTTTTGAACCGAGtgcattaatttttattaattttatcaattaagaTCAACTTTCTTGGGGCTAATTAAGCAGCGTTTTCTCTGATCAATATATAAGGGAAAAATCAAAGAAGTATGTAATTATATTATGACCCGAAATTGGTTCAAAGTCTAGAAGTTAGCGAGATATATAATTAGTAAAGGCCAGACAATAGTACCAGTGGCCGGTCCTGCACGCTAGCTACGTGGTGAATGATCCTGATCAACTAGAAGATGAGAGCAATTTGTACTTCAATACTAATGCTTTTAGTTAATTCTATGGTCAGAATCATTCTATTGAACGAAGGAGTCGTGAGAAGACTGGTACTTAGGTTGGAAAAGTTTGGGTGTTGATCATCGCTAAGCTTGCCCGCCCTATATAAAGGGTGCATGCATGATTTGATCTCAATATCTTTCAAGAGCAACCCGTCTTTTCTATTCAATACACAAAACGAGCATGGCAATCAAAATCCAATCTTTGCTTTTCTTGGGGCTCATTGTAAGCTTTGTCTCTTCGGCTTCCGCCATCGCAGGAACTGCCACATATTATACCGTTTATGTTCGTGAGTATTTATCAAATCCTAGCTCTCATTTTCTTCATGATCTTCTTGAAGTTATTAAATTTATGGTAGATGCAAGATATATTTAGattctaatttttatgtatgCACACGGCCTACTCATGCATACATCTTAGATTTGATTACGTTCACATCATTAATTGAACTATGTACCGTATTTTTTGCaagagttattatattctcaagtcggTGCGTAAAGCACACAATTTatatcacttaaatagtaaGTACTTTACTGCACACGATAACACACCgacctataaatataatttttctttttgcaatgcTCCAAACTACCAACTTTGTTACATAGtatatttaaactaattaataaaaagcTGCAATATTGTGTACCATCTAATAATGCTTGTATGATATGAGTCTTTATTAGATATGAACATGTGGTCCATATATAATGTGTTAGATTTTGATTTCATGCAAGCTTACGGCCTAAAtattgcttatatatatgtgaatgTTAGCATCTGCATGCTATGGCTACCAAGACCAAGGCGTTATGATCGCAGCAGCTAGTGATGCTCTGTGGGACAACGGGAATGCATGCGGTAGAATGTATAGCGTTAGCTGTACAGGCCCTACAAACGCTGGGGTGCCACAACCTTGTAGGAATGGTCCAGTCACGGTGAAGATTGTTGATCGTTGCCCTTCCCCTGGATGCCAAGCAACCATTGACCTCTCTCAGGAAGCCTTCTCCCAGATTGCTGATCCTGCTGCTGGAAAAATCAACATCGAATACAATCTGTAAGCCAAACACGACATTAATTCCTTGgtctttcttaattttcttggtCGAATAACATTACTTACTTCAGAATTtcagtattaatatatatacctaGTGTAATATGTTGGCTAATATTGTGTTTGTTTGTGCTTGGCAGGGTTTGATATATTCTCCATAAAGAGATCATGTTCAATAAGCTGTTTCTAAAGCAAGCTAGATTACTAGTACTGATAACAATGTTGAAATAAGATAGAAGAAGATCAATTATGGAAATCTGGCAGTTTCCACGGATGACAACGACCTGTACTGATCAGTGAAATAATAGTACTTATAATTTGTAATCAATTAAAATTTACTAATTATATGTACTGATCTCTTTGCCTGATCTCTTGAGCATTAGAATAATTctgatttttggtttttttttttttttaataagatagaGAGTACTGGAATACTAAAAACAAACACTACAAGAAAGACGagtatttgtgacggattatttgtaccgaaaatgattatttgagataaaaacAGATACATTTTAACAGTAAATAATTAGCTaaaaataagcagttttcttataaTGAAAAGAGTGAAAACGTATAATCAAGAGCCAGGGTTATCGTGTCAAATAGGACAATTAACTAGATCAATATTATGTTATCGTGTATacataaatattacatataCTTGGTCATGATGTAAATCTAAATAGCAAAAAAGATAATTACTCGATGATGTCAGAAGAAAAAAGTACTACAAAAAAACACACGCAAAAAGTAAATCCACTTTTGATTAAGTTAATTAAGAAGGCTGGAATCTCATTCAATATTATTCCACTATCATGTCCGAGTACATATATACGGGTTTGTGTTGCAAGCTGCGCGCACTCAAATCCTTGTTTTAATGCTCATGATCATACGTACGAAACTAAGTTTGAATGGATGCTAGCTTTTAGATACTAGAACGCCTCAATTAACGTAcgtttcataattttcattcgATGCATGTTTAATTGAAAGGAGGTTCGAAGGAACTCTTCCAAACCTTCGATCCCCTCTTCATTTTGGGAAAATAAAGCGTCTAAATGAGTTCAACAAGGaagtaatatttaaatgaacaatatttaatGAAACACAGATCTTTTTGTGTATAAAGTTTTCATTGGATGCGTTCTAGCTAAGAAAAGCATCCTCACAAGTTGGCCTCGGACATTCTTAtgtagagaaatgatttgtataaactCTAAATAAATAAGTCACATACAAgctcttgtaaaaaaaagtgaatttttcctaaaaaaaagtgtaaaaaaaataatttttattagtagaacctaattttttacaaaaataacttgtataaaacttgCCTATTTATAACTTCTATCGTACCtcaataatgttttaaatgatattgGAAGACGCTGcctgaaaaagaaataaagaaaagtaGGCATTTATTAATGATTTCCACGACGCATGCTATTGCTTTAAACCACTTCAAAAGCCATTGATCCAAATTGGTAGGGGCATTATATAGAtcctaatttatttatgataatttgTAGTCtaattgtatttatatttgaaaatcatATAGGCCTCAATCAATCACCAAGTGTAGTGAATGTTCTACATGAGACTGTTATATCAAAAGATTAGGAAAATAAATTGGTTTTTCTTAGCCTGATGTGGCACACTTGTAGTGATTGTCCATTTAAGTAGCATACATgagaaatcatttaaaataaaaaattaatataataaaatttaagataaaaattaagaagtaCTAGCATTACTcgtaaatttaattttggaaTACATTACACATGATAGGTGCTTGACAATTTTTTGAACTCAAGATCTACCTCAAATTCTAGCAATGCTTTTTG
This genomic interval from Juglans microcarpa x Juglans regia isolate MS1-56 chromosome 4D, Jm3101_v1.0, whole genome shotgun sequence contains the following:
- the LOC121259053 gene encoding EG45-like domain containing protein, with amino-acid sequence MAIKIQSLLFLGLIVSFVSSASAIAGTATYYTVYVPSACYGYQDQGVMIAAASDALWDNGNACGRMYSVSCTGPTNAGVPQPCRNGPVTVKIVDRCPSPGCQATIDLSQEAFSQIADPAAGKINIEYNLV